From the Kogia breviceps isolate mKogBre1 chromosome 3, mKogBre1 haplotype 1, whole genome shotgun sequence genome, one window contains:
- the JCAD gene encoding junctional cadherin 5-associated protein produces MYSVEDLLISHGYKLSREPPAPREDDGEGRQPVRPRAPAGPGLLNGCDDGPAASPRGQASLGTGRLSGPGGRGPRGLGEPPSAAAAAWISEAGLRQQPPAGRGHTYRRREQEAREEAARAPSPPAHAAQGPRQAGGRSEDGMKKALCEEGLALAAPARWQSVRVGGQAPPRSPGGQMPAGVGEKLFQDLHPCVLGGLGLASQSTGKSQPLPRVLSPENLSCVEIPIPLSDGHFPGVPQVPFQPPNGARDSESPRNPEKGGSSAPLPRPRFGRPLKPPSYGSRQHCRAGAENGGHADSRQPDLAAAPSAKASDAARQEPCAPDPGLEPPVYVPPPSYRSPAAPGCPGEARGRRPEGGGRRAQPAPVEKAAAAGQPAPGPRGAGEERGPGPCSPVGVLPQPRPATAGDGSVLYIPFDDPRIRHLRLARPHGFWEDAKLDGPVPGPEPAPGGLQREAAVRGPSGSESRPPAADPGAPWLWDRLPGGGEDGGLADHRDSCVAPWSQRPDGRAESLVSSPSPRGEGTCETQTQLRKFEAGLQTKKSSKKKLSETIFCLVSIPVKSESHLPATDTNNNGLKRSADRRPGSEKSAALQEQSLLSLSSTDLELQELTGGVTGRTELQKPEPGGPGGDQPADDPRFPHPAKHRALACPGSWPGQQHRDQQTQTSFGQESHRPRPLPGEMRGGSPDTALPPRCFDAIEVQMHVALASSDQNQRPGAPSPKGHGGPLSPCGSSAFSGSSSPSSQAPAPRAGPAEPRVDGRVRGGSPVPRAEVVKGATTGPCNSRQPFGQFLLKPVSRRPWDLISQLESFNKELQEEEGSGGGGGSGSEDSETEPPWGGPGLPAGRAPEDPGPGPGSNKSKPESWGEEARPRPPGSWMAEERGRGVEAGVPEPAVSPRPVRRAASSGPSDAGAGPPPDAAEPRAPLPSRELRGGLSAAELSAAGAPKTGGGQQGTSGAPLSLAGKPRGLSAPDLRSVGLTPGQGQSAGQLAGSPGEARAVEIPPNESLQARAARILGIEVAVESLLPGARRTGQSRDPEPDGGARRLEAPRQEAAASPAQRCDPAASADAFYSRRRCGWTESPLFVGEGGSARQAPQASEPVGVDGAAPSKAPEPQPSPQEGQPFHPKDVGTKPPFRSTLFHFIERTPSLAASEKRLRSTSKVIESLQEKLASPPRRADPDRLMRMKEVSSVSRLRLLTSRGVDSAEEAEDLKAGRGPGALSARHKLPDPKGAFPRGEDGHATAQREENGGQDFWCPDSYDPSRVERV; encoded by the coding sequence GCTCCGCCAGCAGCCCCCGGCCGGCCGCGGCCATACCTACCGGAGGAGAGAGCAGGAGGCCCGCGAGGAGGCGGCCCGGGCCCCCAGCCCGCCCGCGCACGCCGCCCAGGGGCCCCGGCAGGCCGGAGGAAGGAGCGAGGACGGGATGAAGAAGGCACTCTGCGAGGAAGGGCTGGCACTGGCGGCTCCCGCCAGGTGGCAGAGCGTCCGCGTCGGAGGCCAGGCCCCGCCACGGAGCCCGGGGGGGCAGATGCCGGCTGGCGTCGGGGAGAAGTTGTTCCAAGACCTGCACCCGTGTGTGCTCGGAGGCCTCGGCTTGGCCTCCCAGAgcacagggaagtcccagccgcTGCCGAGAGTTCTTTCCCCCGAGAACCTGAGCTGCGTGGAGATTCCCATCCCGTTGAGCGACGGGCACTTTCCAGGTGTCCCTCAAGTGCCATTTCAGCCTCCAAACGGCGCTCGCGACTCGGAATCCCCCAGGAACCCCGAGAAGGGTGGCTCCTCGGCCCCCTTACCCCGGCCTCGGTTTGGGAGGCCCCTCAAGCCGCCGTCTTACGGCTCCCGCCAGCACTGCAGGGCCGGCGCGGAAAACGGCGGCCACGCGGACAGCCGGCAGCCGGACTTGGCTGCGGCCCCCTCGGCCAAGGCGAGCGACGCCGCCAGGCAGGAGCCGTGCGCGCCCGACCCCGGCCTGGAGCCCCCGGTGTACGTGCCTCCGCCCTCCTACAGGTCGCCCGCCGCACCCGGCTGCCCGGGGGAGGCCCGGGGGCGGAGGCCCGAGGGCGGAGGCCGCCGCGCGCAGCCGGCCCCGGTGGAGAAGGctgccgccgccggccagcccgCTCCGGGCCCCCGGGGCGCCGGGGAGGAGCGCGGGCCCGGCCCGTGCTCTCCTGTCGGGGTCCTgccgcagccccgccccgccACGGCTGGCGACGGCTCCGTCCTGTACATCCCCTTCGACGACCCACGGATACGACACCTTAGACTCGCCCGACCCCACGGCTTCTGGGAAGACGCGAAGCTGGATGGCCCTGTCCCCGGCCCGGAGCCGGCGCCTGGAGGCCTGCAGCGGGAGGCTGCCGTTCGGGGCCCCTCGGGGAGCGAGAGCCGCCCGCCCGCGGCCGACCCCGGCGCCCCTTGGCTGTGGGACCGGCTCCCCGGGGGTGGAGAAGACGGTGGCCTTGCTGACCACAGAGACAGCTGCGTCGCCCCCTGGAGTCAGCGGCCGGACGGGCGCGCAGAAAGCCTCGTCTCCTCCCCGAGCCCCCGCGGCGAGGGTACCTGCGAGACCCAAACCCAGCTCAGAAAGTTCGAAGCTGGGCTGCAGACCAAGAAAAGTTCAAAGAAAAAGCTGAGCGAGACGATATTTTGTTTGGTTTCCATCCCAGTTAAGTCAGAATCACATCTGCCAGCTACAGATACGAACAACAATGGCTTGAAACGGAGCGCGGATAGAAGGCCTGGGTCCGAGAAGAGCGCGGCTCTGCAAGAGCAGAGTCTGCTGAGTCTGTCCTCCACCGACCTGGAGCTGCAGGAGCTCACGGGCGGCGTGACCGGGAGGACGGAGCTCCAGAAACCAGAGCCGGGGGGCCCCGGAGGGGACCAGCCAGCAGACGACCCCAGGTTCCCACACCCTGCGAAGCACCGAGCGCTCGCGTGTCCTGGCTCGTGGCCCGGGCAGCAGCACAGAGACCAGCAAACGCAGACTAGCTTCGGCCAGGAATCCCACAGGCCGCGGCCCCTCCCCGGGGAGATGCGGGGAGGGTCCCCCGACACCGCGCTGCCCCCGAGATGTTTTGACGCCATCGAGGTTCAGATGCACGTGGCGTTGGCGTCCAGTGACCAGAACCAGAGGCCCGGGGCTCCTTCCCCCAAAGGCCACGGGGGGCCCCTCAGCCCGTGCGGCAGCAGCGCCTTCTCGGGCTCCTCCTCGCCCAGCAGCCAGGCCCCCGCACCAAGGGCCGGCCCGGCCGAGCCACGCGTGGACGGCCGTGTCCGCGGAGGCAGCCCGGTGCCCAGGGCCGAGGTCGTCAAGGGGGCGACCACGGGCCCCTGCAACAGCAGACAGCCGTTTGGGCAGTTCCTCCTGAAGCCCGTCAGCCGCCGCCCGTGGGACTTGATCAGCCAGTTGGAGAGTTTCAACAAGGAGcttcaggaggaggaggggagcgggggcggcggcggcagcggcagcgAGGACAGCGAGACAGAGCCGCCCTGGGGAGGCCCCGGCCTCCCGGCGGGCAGGGCGCCCGAGGACCCGGGGCCCGGGCCGGGGAGCAACAAGAGCAAGCCCGAGAGCTGGGGCGAGGAGGCGAGGCCTCGGCCCCCCGGGAGCTGGATGGCGGAGGAGCGGGGCCGGGGGGTCGAGGCCGGGGTGCCCGAGCCGGCCGTCAGCCCGAGGCCCGTGAGACGAGCAGCGTCGTCCGGGCCGAGCGATGCCGGAGCAGGGCCCCCGCCCGACGCAGCGGAACCGAGGGCGCCCCTGCCGAGTCGGGAGCTCCGCGGCGGGCTCAGTGCTGCGGAGCTGAGCGCGGCCGGCGCTCCCAAGACGGGCGGTGGGCAGCAGGGGACCTCGGGGGCCCCCCTCTCTCTGGCTGGCAAACCCCGAGGCCTGTCGGCGCCAGACTTGAGGTCTGTGGGGCTAACGCCGGGGCAGGGGCAGAGCGCCGGCCAGTTAGCGGGGTCTCCGGGGGAAGCCAGAGCAGTAGAAATCCCCCCAAACGAGTCCCTGCAAGCCAGGGCTGCCAGGATCCTGGGCATTGAGGTGGCCGTGGAGTCCCTGCTGCCAGGCGCCCGAAGGACAGGGCAGAGCCGAGACCCCGAGCCTGATGGAGGTGCCCGCAGGCTTGAGGCCCCCAGGCAGGAGGCAgcggccagcccagcccagcggTGTGACCCCGCCGCGTCCGCCGACGCCTTCTACAGCAGGAGGAGGTGTGGCTGGACCGAGAGCCCTCTGTTTGTGGGAGAAGGGGGCAGCGCCCGGCAGGCCCCCCAGGCCTCCGAGCCCGTGGGCGTGGACGGGGCCGCCCCCAGCAAGGCCCCTGAGCCTCAGCCCAGCCCCCAGGAGGGCCAGCCCTTCCATCCCAAGGACGTGGGGACAAAGCCACCCTTCAGGTCCACCCTGTTCCATTTTATAGAAAGGACCCCAAGTTTGGCAGCCTCAGAAAAGAGGCTCCGAAGCACGTCCAAAGTGATTGAAAGTTTACAGGAGAAACTGGCGTCCCCCCCGCGGAGGGCAGACCCCGACCGCCTGATGAGGATGAAGGAGGTGAGCTCTGTGTCTCGGCTGAGGCTCCTGACCTCGCGGGGCGTGGACTCTGCGGAGGAGGCAGAGGACCTGAAGGCCGGGAGGGGCCCCGGGGCTCTGAGCGCCAGGCACAAGCTCCCGGACCCCAAGGGTGCCTTCCCGCGGGGAGAAGACGGGCACGCCACAGCACAAAGGGAGGAGAACGGCGGTCAGGACTTCTGGTGCCCAG